A region from the Gossypium hirsutum isolate 1008001.06 chromosome A08, Gossypium_hirsutum_v2.1, whole genome shotgun sequence genome encodes:
- the LOC107930495 gene encoding DEAD-box ATP-dependent RNA helicase 8 — MNSRGRYPPAIGVGRGGGLNSNPGFQSRPPQQNYMQRNFVQNHHQFHNQHQHQQQRQQQWLRRNQLPGTNDSSVVDEVEKTIQSEAFDSSSQDWKARLKMPPPDTRYKTEDVTATKGNEFEDYFLKRELLMGIYEKGFERPSPIQEESIPIALTGSDILARAKNGTGKTAAFCIPALEKIDQDKNVIQVVILVPTRELALQTSQVCKELGKHLQIQVMVTTGGTSLKDDIMRLYQPVHLLVGTPGRILDLAKKGVCILKDCSMLIMDEADKLLSPEFQPSIEQLIRFLSAKRQILMFSATFPVTVKDFKDRYLQKPYIINLMDELTLKGITQYYAFVEERQKVHCLNTLFSKLQINQSIIFCNSVNRVELLAKKITELGYSCFYIHAKMLQDHRNRVFHDFRNGACRNLVCTDLFTRGIDIQAVNVVINFDFPKNSETYLHRVGRSGRFGHLGLAVNLITYEDRFNLYRIEQELGTEIKQIPPHIDQAIYCR, encoded by the exons ATGAATAGTAGAGGAAGGTATCCACCGGCGATCGGCGTTGGCCGCGGCGGCGGACTAAACTCGAACCCTGGTTTTCAGTCGAGGCCGCCACAACAGAACTACATGCAGAGGAATTTTGTGCAGAATCACCACCAGTTTCACAACCAACATCAACATCAGCAACAACGACAGCAGCAGTGGCTTAGGCGAAACCAGTTGCCCGGAACCAATGACTCCAGTGTCGTCGACGAGGTTGAGAAGACCATACAATCCGAAGCCTTCGACTCAAG TTCACAAGATTGGAAGGCAAGGCTAAAGATGCCACCACCAGATACTCGCTACAAAACAGAG GATGTGACAGCTACAAAGGGAAATGAGTTTGAGGACTACTTTTTGAAACGTGAACTTCTTATGGGAATATATGAGAAGGGTTTTGAAAGACCTTCACCTATTCAGGAAGAGAGTATTCCCATTGCTTTAACTGGAAGTGATATTCTTGCCAGAGCCAAAAACGGAACTGGGAAGACAGCAGCATTCTGCATTCCTGCCTTGGAAAAAATTGACCAAGATAAGAATGTTATTCAAG TTGTTATACTTGTTCCAACACGAGAACTGGCTCTTCAGACATCACAAGTGTGCAAGGAGCTTGGAAAGCATTTACAAATTCAAGTCATGGTTACAACAGGAGGTACCAGTCTCAAGGATGATATCATGCGATTGTATCAACCAGTCCATTTGCTGGTTGGAACCCCCGGCAGAATACTAGACCTTGCTAAAAAGGGTGTTTGCATTTTGAAAGATTGTTCAATGCTTATCATGGATGAG GCAGATAAACTTTTGTCTCCTGAATTTCAACCTTCTATAGAGCAGCTGATACGTTTCCTTTCAGCAAAGCGCCAAATTTTGATGTTTTCCGCCACATTTCCTGTTACTGTGAAGGACTTTAAAGACAGATATCTACAAAAACCTTATATTATTAATCTAATGGATGAACTTACTTTAAAGGGTATTACGCAATATTATGCTTTTGTGGAAGAAAGACAGAAAGTCCACTGCTTAAATACTCTTTTCTCTAAG CTGCAAATAAACCAATCAATCATTTTCTGCAACTCGGTAAATCGAGTGGAGTTGTTGGCCAAGAAAATTACAGAACTTGGCTATTCTTGCTTTTATATCCATGCAAAGATGCTTCAGGACCACCGTAACAGGGTATTTCATGATTTCCGCAATGGAGCATGCAGGAACCTTGTCTGTACTG ATCTTTTTACTAGGGGTATAGATATTCAAGCGGTGAATGTTGTTATTAACTTCGACTTCCCTAAGAACTCAGAAACGTACCTTCATAGA GTTGGTCGATCAGGAAGGTTTGGCCATCTTGGATTAGCAGTGAATTTGATCACTTACGAGGACCGCTTTAACTT GTATAGGATCGAACAAGAACTTGGGACTGAAATTAAGCAAATCCCTCCACATATCGATCAGGCTATTTACTGCCGGTGA